AAATAAAGGAGTTCTTACTACTCCAACACATcctttatatcaaattaaaccAGATAAAAGACAGGAGATTAATCTGGAGATGGAATCATCATTGTTGTTCCAAAATATTACAATTTTTGCaccattttttttcttggtACAGAAAAGAGAAAGCCaacctctttttttcttaaatccTACCTACAATAATAATACCCTTTAGAAATACATTATTATAAATCCCACTTTTCATAGATCTACACTTGCCATTTCCACCCTTCTcagattttcttattttttataaatataaaattctatttctatactaaaaataaacaagtaaacacaatttgatccaaaaacatcaaaagaaataaaaaatatgtatatattgaaAGAAGGGGTAGAATAGTCTTTTCACTTCTCCCCTTCGTTTTCCTTTTTTACCCTCGATTGAATCCCATAATAACTGACATACCACTTCACAAATTTCCTCAATCCACTCGACAAATCAGTTGTAGGCTTATAACCAAAATCCCTTAACGCAAGGCTCACGTTAGCATGTGTAAACGGAACGTCACCGTTTCGTGGCATTTTAACAACATTCTTTTTAGCCTTAACATTCAACAAATTTTCGAGAATTGCCACTAACTTCCTCACCGACACAGGTGAAGTATTCCCCAAATTGTAAACCCTCAATTGCGCCGGACCTCTCTTCTTTCCGCCGCTTCCGGTGCTCTTCTCCGCCGTGTCCAACGCGCCGACGCATCCTTTAACAATATCGTCGATGTACGTGAAGTCACGCGCCACCTCTTTATCATCCGGGGTAACGTACACGTTAATCGATTTCCCCTGAATCATATCCTTAGTGAAGAAGAAATACGCCATGTCTGGTCTTCCCCAAGGTCCGTAAACAGTGAAAAATCTCAAACCAGTTAATGAAAGCCCGTAAATATGGTTATATGTATGTGCAATTGCTTCCCCTGCTTTCTTCGTTGCTGCGTATAAACTCGCTGGTTGATCTGTTCTGTGCTCTTCGGAAAACGGGATTTTGGTGTTCAATCCATAAACAGAGCTTGACGAAGCCCAAACAATTGCAGGTTGTGGATCTGCGGCTTTAGCGATTTCTAACAGATTAACAAATCCAGCTACGTTTGAGTTCACATAAGAGAGAGGATTCTGCATCGCGTAACGAACACCAGCTTGTGCAGCTAAATGAAGGATATGAGTAAAAGGAACAATGTCGAAAAGCTTTCTGAGAAGCTCGGCATCGTTAATATCACCTTCAACAATGAAAATCTGATGCTTCGATAACTGATTTTGACGAGCTCGCTTCAATGAAGGATCGTAGTAAGAATTGAAATTGTCAAGGCCAAGAACACCATCACCTCGTTTCTTCAATGCTAAAGAACAATGAGAACCAACGAACCCAGCTGCTCCTGTCACAAGGACGGAGAGCCCATTGGGGCGGTGGGGCGTCGAGGAGTGACGAACTTGTTTTTCCCACGAAGCCCCACCACCGTAAATAGCGGAGGAAAGAAGGTTATGGGTAGTAGTGTGAATATTATTATTGAAAGTTTTTTCCGAAGTTAACGGAGGGTAATTTATagtgaagaagaaaataagtaacaacGCTACTAATAAAGTGACACGAAATAAAAGTTTGGACGATGCAGCTATCAGTTTTGTACTATTAactcttcgaatataactgttgTAGCGCTCTAGCTTTGTGTTTTTGCTAGTGTCAGATGGCGATGCCATTATAATTTCACACTAAATTTTTGATATATGCAGATATCAATATAGGACGATTGATTTATGATATCGTGGAATAGGAATGAAAGAAAATGAATGTATGGTTATTGGGAAATGTGGAAATGGGGAGTGCTTTGGATTGAGCAAGCCCCTAAGGAAAGAAGGGAAAGAAGAGATGtttataaaggaagaaagattgatgtgtgtgtgtgtgtgtgaaagAAATAAGAGTGGTGGACCAAAGAGAGGGAGAGTGGTTTTGAGTTGTAATTGGTTGGAGGCCACTTTCTTTTTTTAGTATTCTACAATctacatttcttttattttttttaaatagtgtaaaaaaaaattaaaaaataaaaaggaatgatatgaatgatctttatgaattatgactattgATCTCCATTCTCTAGaatattttgatccaaaaaaatatttctataatatattttctattgttcagatttgacttgatacatttcttaagaaattattatagataatatattatattattcacaatttttattttctttgttttaaattatttgttatATTTCTCTTTTGCATATTTCTTAAGAAATAAtagatcatatatttttttactattttacccttatCACTCTTCAATTATAAATTTCACTTTATTTACATAGGCTGATTCAATATTTAGAATCCTCTGGGTGCCACAATGTGTCTGGTCTAAAGGTATCacgtttaatatttatatttttcttataaatatatatgtatatacaaatTTTTAATTGACACCATGGGGTGGCGTGACACCCCTTCCAATCTGCATAGATCTACGCCTGTTTAAGGACAAGACTAAGCTAATTTTATTTCAAGAACATTtactattaaataattaatttcattttaattttattaaaagatAAGTAAATtgggataaatatttttagtaattttgacAACTAATATAGGACGAAGAGAGATAATTCATCtaatattgaaaaataaattagaaataatTAGAATATTAATAACGGGAGAGGCGTGGGCATATTTTAACGGAATCTTGAAATGCAAAAACCAGATATCTTGGATTGCACGTTGGATACTCAGCAAAGCACATTTAATGAAACACAAAATATATCTACAAGTGGTTAAACATAAGTTATTATCTATGTATGATTATAAAAATGAATCAAGGAAATAAATATAGTTTTGTGGTTAAGAAAAGACTTTATTTGACTCTCAAGAGTGAATATAAACGAGAGTTTGCTTTCTAGGAAATTTATATATTGGTCCTTGTATTTATGTAAGGAGTGAAATGCCAGCTAAAAATTGACTCAAATTGTATGGAAGAATCTCAAATCCATGTGACACACACATGAGAGAATTTATGAGAAGTGAGAACACTGATCCTTGACATACTCTTATTCAACATTATACAACTTGAAAATATATTCCTTTTGTGTttcttaatatatttaaaacacaATTGTTACAAAAGAGATACGAAGAAGAGTGTACGATGTATGCagattttatcattatttttattgaataaaaagatTGTTTTCGATAAACCATTGGTTCGAAagaaaagtttatgaagcaagattacaaaaataatatgataagatacaaagcaaataaaataacaaattgTAATACATATTGAAGAATAAGAAACTGCGTGACCACTAACATGATTAGGCGACTAAGttctaaaattttgaaataattataccTAACCAATTTtagtgaaataatttataaaaaaaaaattaaaatgtttaAGATAGAAATTACTAGTGTTGATTTAATTGATCCTTTGTCTACATAAATAGTGACTTCAAAGATGGAATCTGGAAAGTCATTATCCTCTTGTTTTACTTCAATTATTATCATTTCTTTTGTTGTTGCTTTCCTTTTTCCGTATTTTATCttttagtaatattttcttttatatctagaATAAAGTGTATGACAGTTTGCCACCGACAAAATATTTTACAGCTGATAGCTTAGGcaattatttttaatgattatacagctatttaattaataaagggTTATAATTAATGGAATTTAGATCTAGGGTTTAGTTTGGGgactatacaaaaaaaaaaagtttctatttgtcatattttgttatgttttggAACAGTATACTTAATTGGGATGCAGAGGTGTCAAATCGATGAGTCGCAGCTATTTTTCTGATGAATTAGGGGATTTATAAATTAGtgtaaatgaaaaaatataaaatttatacaatacaTAGATCACATAAACTACATAGTAAGACTTCAAAACAAACCAAATTTAATGTCACTAATATTTTATTCTGTACGTACGtttttatatatttactttgtttattaactttaaatttttgagaatttattGAGAGATGCAACGTGCATGTGCATGGATAGTAAGTGACAACGTAGTTTACGTAACAAATTCATTGAACTAACTTTTAATTCTATGTATGggattaaatatattttactaaTTTTACAAAATTGTCTTTTTATCAAAGTTACACATCGAACGATTTGGCTAGAATTGCCTAGCAGGCACTTGATCTTTTAAGAGAATAATTATTGTTCTTTTAATAAATATTGCTTTTGTGGTGTCTAGCTAGATCTAATTATAAGTAAATATACTTAAGTTTAAGTTATATGAACTAACAATATAAATAACGTGGTTTGTGGACGATTAATCGACCTTCTCTGGCTAGTGGGGACATCGacgtattttttttcctttcttgttGTAGATTTTTCGTTAATATCAATAGTAGTAGCATTATTTTCGTAGTTTTTCCCTTGCATTTGTTACTATATCTATTATTTTGTGTGTTtcgattatcatattatttcactattattattgttttttgttTTCTCATTGTTGTGTAATGTTTTTCTCTATTATATTGTTtgttattttctcattatttcAAACTGTTATAAAATGTGTTACTTGAACCGAAGGTTTTTTGAAAATAGCATCCCTATCTCCAAAAGATAAGAATAAAATCTGTCTACACTCTACTCTTCTCATATCTCACTTATGAGACTACACCAAAtatcttattattgttatatcgTAGATGTAGAGTATGAGAGACTATACTAAAAATCCTAAGTCCAAATTAAATGTCTCCATGTAAGTTGGTCCAGAGAGAAGTGGAACACATAACAAAATGGCATGTTACATCGGTGTTGTTGgcataaaaataaatactataCCAATTAGAGGGGAAAGGCAAATTAAATGGACGTTcttttcatatacacatatacatcAACTTCACTTTTTATCACATGGAGGCAAAACATTAAGAGAACATTGAAGAAGGATGTTATTAGAATAGAGAGGGACCCTAGGGGATGGGGGGATTCAAGCCactcaaaatttaagaaattttaaataaattgaataaacaAAAATTGTCAAATATAACCTAACTTGAGTTGTAAAGGTGTCAAAGATACCTTGTTAAAATGAAAAGTATATGAAGAGTCAAGATTTTTTATGAGGTATTCTAAATTTCTTATGAATAACTTTATTTGGGTTTTACTATTTAGTCCTcaccatcaacaacaacatcatcatcccctttttaaaaattttattaatcAGATGAAAAATAATCCAGTTAATCTTGATTCGATATTAGAAAGTACATTGATTTTTCTCATAATAATCAAATACTTCaatctataaaaaaataatattgtactTATTTTGGATGCCGATTAATTGAATTTACGACGCTTACATGGGAGAATGTAGCTTGTTGGTAGCGGGTTCATATAAACCCAATACTTGTGTCATGGAGTGTAAAAATTcactaaaattataataaaaattagataTGAGCCCATAGCTAAATTGCACACTAGGCAAAAGACAATTGACAAAGAAATGAAACCACAAATTAGTTACTCATTTATTATAAGCCAACACTCAACAGTAGCACATTTAAAGATCgatttattgtattaaaaaaaagGCGAAATCTATCGGTGGCCCCTAAAGTTGgtatcaactttcacttagacacctaaactaggagatgttcattttagacaccttaaGTAAGGGTCAAATGTGTCATCTTGATACTTTTTATACAGTTGGCGCCTCGCGTGTTTTCCACCTATCTGAGGCGCGTAGAAGctgttttttctttaaaaatattattattattttgttgttcttcttcttctttattttttaatattgttacATGTATCCATCAGTATTTACAGTTACTTATTTTAGTTCTTGTTACTTTTAAAttcttaagtttattttttatgcCCGGATTTCTGTCAAGATTTTCCGGCGACTTGACCATCTTTCGGGAAAAAAAAACTCGAACAACGAAGCATATCGATTTTGGAGAAGACGACGGCTGAGTGGGTGGTGTTGGAAGACCACTGATAGGGTGTGGGGTGGGGGTTAATTAGTGAgtaattttagatttgtattaatCTTGCCGAAAAAAATGGAGGTTCATCGaattttttgacccaatttgatttatattttcgTTTGCCATTATAACTCCATATTTTCCTCTTTAGATGATATGGATAGCGTTGGATGGGtgttggaggagaagaagatctGGTGGGTTGGgtggggttggg
This DNA window, taken from Solanum dulcamara chromosome 3, daSolDulc1.2, whole genome shotgun sequence, encodes the following:
- the LOC129883297 gene encoding UDP-glucuronate 4-epimerase 6, coding for MASPSDTSKNTKLERYNSYIRRVNSTKLIAASSKLLFRVTLLVALLLIFFFTINYPPLTSEKTFNNNIHTTTHNLLSSAIYGGGASWEKQVRHSSTPHRPNGLSVLVTGAAGFVGSHCSLALKKRGDGVLGLDNFNSYYDPSLKRARQNQLSKHQIFIVEGDINDAELLRKLFDIVPFTHILHLAAQAGVRYAMQNPLSYVNSNVAGFVNLLEIAKAADPQPAIVWASSSSVYGLNTKIPFSEEHRTDQPASLYAATKKAGEAIAHTYNHIYGLSLTGLRFFTVYGPWGRPDMAYFFFTKDMIQGKSINVYVTPDDKEVARDFTYIDDIVKGCVGALDTAEKSTGSGGKKRGPAQLRVYNLGNTSPVSVRKLVAILENLLNVKAKKNVVKMPRNGDVPFTHANVSLALRDFGYKPTTDLSSGLRKFVKWYVSYYGIQSRVKKENEGEK